In Saprospiraceae bacterium, the sequence GCCGATCATATCCGCGACTGGCAGACCCGTGACAATATCCGTAAGCTTACCAATGAAGATCACCAGGATATACTGCGACAGCTGGGCATCACCTCCCTCAGGCCGGGCGCCAACGGCAGCAATCCCAACGCCCCCAACGCCGCTAACTATGACGAATCCAAGGCCAACCCCTATCCCAAGCTCCCGGATCCACTAAAATTCAATAACGGCAAAAAAGTCAATACTGCTAAAAAATGGGATCAGCGCAAGCTAGAGCTCTTTGAGGATTTTGACAGAGAAGTTTATGGCCGGATGCCCGCCAATACACCCCAGGTCCGGTGGGAGATCGTGAGTAGCAGGGATACCATATTATATAGTACTCATCCTGTGAACACCACGCAGCTGATAGGCCATGTAGACAATACCTCCTATCCTGCCATCAGCGTCGATATCCAACTGAGCCTGACGATTCCTATCGGCTCCTCTGCAAAGGTTCCCGTAGTCATGGAGCTTGGATTTGGATTTCCGCCAGGTTTCAGACCTGCCAGGCCCCCTACCTCAAACGAACCATCGTGGCAGCAACAGTGCCTCGACAAAGGCTGGGGCTACGCTGTGCTGGTCCTCTCAAGCATCCAGGCTGACAATGGAGCCGGTCTGACCCAAGGCATCATAGGACTGATGAATAAAGGTGCACGACGCAAACCCGATGATTGGGGCAGTCTCCGTGCCTGGGCCTGGGGAGCGAGCAGAGCAATGGATTACTTCAGTACCAACCCCAGGGTAGATGCTTCCAAAGTAGCGATCGAGGGCCACTCCAGATATGGCAAAGCAGCTTTGGTCACCCTCGCTTATGATACAAGGTTTGCGACCGGCTTCATCAGCTCCTCAGGCGAAGGTGGCGCCAAACTCCATCGCCGCAACGCCGGAGAGATCGTAGAGAATGTAGCCGGCAGCAATGAATACCATTGGATGGCAGGTAATTTTATCAAATATGCCGGTCCTAAAAACTGGGGTGATCTGCCTGTAGATTCCCATGAATTGATCGCCTTATGTGCTCCCAGGCCTATATTCATCAGTGGAGGCAATGTAGGAGATGGCTGGGTTGATTCCAGGGGCATGTTTATGGCTGCCGCTGCAGCCGGGCCAGTCTACAAATTGTTAGGCAAAAAAGATTTGGGTACTACAGTTTTTCCATCGGTAGAAACAGGATTAATGTCTGGCGAAATTTCTTTCAGACAACATAATAGTGGGCATACCCCTGGACCTAACTGGCCGGTGTTTTTGGAATTTGCTGCCAGGTATTTTAAGTAGGAGGGCTTACTAATTCGTACTTTCTATCGTAAAAACAATTCTAGAATATATCTCTATAAATCATGAATTTGCAAAAGTCCTGGAGATTCATTTGGAAAGCAAAAAGCAAGGCAGACAAGTTAACGCTGGTTCTGTTAGTCATTTATCTGATTGCTATAGTGTGGATATTGTTGTTTAAATTAGGCGTACGATTTTCCTACATGGAACACAGGCAAGTAAATTTAATTCCATTTAAAGACCTTATCTTAAATGGTAAAACGGAATATGATGAAAGCATCATGAATGTGATTATATTTTTACCGCTAGGCATTTATACTGGTACTCTAATTAAAAAATGGAATTTTAGTACCCATATGCTCTCTTTTCTAATACTCACATTAATAATTGAAAGTATTCAGTTTACTTTTAAGATTGGGGCTTTTGATATTACGGATGTAGTTACCAACACTTTAGGTGGGATAATTGGATTCATGACTTATAAAGCAATTCTACGAGCTTTTTTTAAGCAATCTAAAGCGCACAATTTCATCAATTTAATAGCAGCGATAGGGTCTGGCTTAATGATTTTATTTTTATATTTACTTAAAACAAATCATTTGGGAATAAGATATCAATAAGAATAAATTTTCCATGTAAATAAAAAATACTTATGTAAATACCCTCCGACATACATTTGCCATTCACCTGATTCTTGATGGAATAGACTTAAAAGAGTACAGGAGTATCTTAGAAAAAGTTTCCCTGGCATTACAGCCCTCAATAACCAGATCACAGACAAGATTAAGACGGATGTAATATCCACGCTTGACAATTTGGGAAAAGCCAACAATTTCTGCTGACTTCTTACCCATCTGAAAAAATATTTTGCGAAAAAGGTATGTTGCACTTATATTTGCAACCGATTAGTTTCACTACTAAACAAAATGACTTATGCGTAGAGACATATTTCAAGCCATTGCTGACCCAACCAGGAGAGCCGTCCTCGTTCTACTTGCAGTACATGCTACAACACCAAACGCTGTTGCCGAAAACTTTAAGAGTACACGGCAGGCTGTGTCAAAACACCTGCGTACACTTACAGAATGTGACCTTGTAAGAAAGAATCAAAAAGGCAGAGAGATTTACTACTCGCTTAAAAGTGACAAAATGAAAAAAATAGACCAATGG encodes:
- a CDS encoding polysaccharide deacetylase family protein, producing the protein MKKLILFGAILLSVYSAQAQFNTQAWRGKKCAVAITYDDALNVHLDHALPILDSLGLKATFYLTTYTPAFKNRMFEWKAVAAEGHELGNHTLFHPCLGGTPGRSWVRPEYDMSTYTIRRMSDEIRMTNVMLEAIDGLKKRTFAFTCGDMMVSDGSFVEQIKPDFNGARAVRHEMHPIQAVDLYNIDCYAINGESGAQMIDLVEKAMATNSLLVFLFHGVGGEHNINVDLEAHRELLQYIKANEKDIMVAPMVELADHIRDWQTRDNIRKLTNEDHQDILRQLGITSLRPGANGSNPNAPNAANYDESKANPYPKLPDPLKFNNGKKVNTAKKWDQRKLELFEDFDREVYGRMPANTPQVRWEIVSSRDTILYSTHPVNTTQLIGHVDNTSYPAISVDIQLSLTIPIGSSAKVPVVMELGFGFPPGFRPARPPTSNEPSWQQQCLDKGWGYAVLVLSSIQADNGAGLTQGIIGLMNKGARRKPDDWGSLRAWAWGASRAMDYFSTNPRVDASKVAIEGHSRYGKAALVTLAYDTRFATGFISSSGEGGAKLHRRNAGEIVENVAGSNEYHWMAGNFIKYAGPKNWGDLPVDSHELIALCAPRPIFISGGNVGDGWVDSRGMFMAAAAAGPVYKLLGKKDLGTTVFPSVETGLMSGEISFRQHNSGHTPGPNWPVFLEFAARYFK
- a CDS encoding VanZ family protein, translated to MNLQKSWRFIWKAKSKADKLTLVLLVIYLIAIVWILLFKLGVRFSYMEHRQVNLIPFKDLILNGKTEYDESIMNVIIFLPLGIYTGTLIKKWNFSTHMLSFLILTLIIESIQFTFKIGAFDITDVVTNTLGGIIGFMTYKAILRAFFKQSKAHNFINLIAAIGSGLMILFLYLLKTNHLGIRYQ